The DNA region GGCGTCTGGCCCGAGGGCGGGACGCACGGGACGGTGTTCATCTTTCCGGGGCGGACGGAATACGTCGAAAAATACGGTCGATCGGCGACCGAACTGAAAACGCGCGGCTTTGCGACCGTTGCCGTGGACTGGCGCGGGCAAGGCATTGCGGATCGCATGCTCGAAGACGGCCGGATCGGCCATGTCATGCGCTTCGGCGACTACCAGCACGATGTGGCCGCCGTGATGGACGCGGCGCGCCAGCTCGACTTGCCGCGGCCGTGGTTCCTCCTCGGCCATTCCATGGGCGGATGCATCGGCCTCCGGGCCGTGCTCGACGGCCTCGACGTCGCCGCCTGTGCGTTTTCGGCACCGATGTGGGGCGTTCAGATTTCGGCCGGCCTCAGGCCCGTGGCCTGGACGCTAAGCTCGGTCCTGCCGCCAATTGGGCTCGGCAACATGAAGTCACCCGGCACCAACGATATCGTCTACGTGCTCGACGGCGAATTCGAGGACAACACGCTCACCAACGATCGCGAAACGTGGGAGTACATGGCGCGGCAGGCGCGGGCTCATCCCGAGATCGCGCTGGGCTCGCCCTCGATCATCTGGCTGCGTGAGGCCCTCCGGGAGATGCGCACCCTCTCCACGCGGCCCTCGCCTGAGATGCCAGGGCTTTGCTTTCTCGGCACGAACGAGCGCATCGTCGATCCTGCGCGCATCAAGCGGCGCATGGAGGAGTGGCCCGGCGGTCGGCTCATCGAATTCAAGGATGCCGAGCACGAGGTCATGATGGAGGAGCCCGACGTGCGCCAGGCGGTGTTCGACGCCTGCGCGGAGCACTTCAAAGCGGCCACCTTGGCCAAGGCCTCCTGGACCTAGCCCTTGATCTTGTGAACGCCCATGGCCTCCGCTGCGGCGCCCGCCCGGAGCCAGTTGTGCTCGGACGCGATGAAGAAGACCGTCAGCCCGTGATGCACGAGGCTTTCTGCCTGCACTGCGTTTCCGACAAAGGTCATGTACGCCTTGCCATGTGCCTTGGCGGCTGCGCCACAGGTCGCATAGGCCGCGGCCAATTCGTCCGAGCTTTGGTCGCGTTTCCCGTATCCCACCGACAGGTCCGCGGGCCCGAGGAAGAGCCCGTCCACGCCCGGCGTGGCGGCGATGGCGTCAGCGGCCTCCACGCCCGCAGGCTCCTCGATCTGCGCGATGAGGATCGTCTCAGACGTCTGATCGAGGATCTCCGGCATCTTGCGGGTGGCAAAGCCTGCCCAGCGCGTCGAGCCGGCATAGCCGCGCCCGCCCAGCCCGAAATGCCCCGCTTTCGCCAGCGCCGCCGCCTTCTCCGCGCTATCCACATGGGGCGCGACGATCCCCACGGCTCCGGCGTCGAGGGCTTGCAGGATATCCGGCGCGGCATTCGCACCGGGACGCACGAGGATGGGAAAATCAAGCGCCCGGCCGATGGCGAGGCACATGTCCATCCGCGCGCGGTCAAACGGGGCGTGCTCGGCATCGAGGCAGAGAAAATCGAGGCCGGAGCCGGCGAGCACCTCCACGAGTTCGTAGGCCGGTGTCTTCAAGAAGGTGCCCGCGAGCATCTCCCCGGCCATCATGCGGCTCTTGAAATCTGAAATGCCCATGGTGCCCTCCCTTTGACCCGCGCGAGAGCATCACGGGCGGCTCCGCTTGGCAAGCGCCCTTGGCCTGCTACCCTAGGCTCATGGTTTTGAGCTTCACGGATCGCGGGATTTACTGCGCAGCGGGCGATTTCTACATCGATCCCTGGCGCCCGGTGGATCGCGCGCTCATCACCCACGGCCATGCCGATCACGCCCGCCCGGGCATGGGGCGCTATCTCAGCACGGACGGCGCGGCCCCGGTCATCCGCTACCGTCTCGGAGACATCGCGCTCGACACGGTGTCCTACGGCGAAGTGCGGCGCATCGGAGATGCGGAGGTCAGCTTCTTCCCGGCGGGCCACGTGCCGGGCTCTGCGCAGATCCGCGTGGAGGTGGCCGGTGAGGTCTGGGTCGCTTCGGGCGACTACAAGGTGGTCGACGATGGGCTCTCGGAGCCCTTCGAGCCCGTGCCCTGCCACGCCTTCATCACCGAATGCACCTTTGGCCTCCCCGTCTTCAATTGGACGCCCGAACCGCAGGTCCGAGCATCGCTCAACGCGTGGTGGCGCAAGAACGCGGCGGAGGGACGCCCCTCCATCATCGGCGCCTACAGCCTCGGAAAAGCCCAGCGCATCCTCGCCGCCGTGGAGCCTGACATCGGGCCGATCCTGACCCATGGCGCGGTGGAGAACACGAACGAAGTCCTGCGCAAACAGGGCTACCGGCTTCCCGACACGCTCCGTGTCACGCCAGATCTCAAGGCGAGGGACCATCCCGGCGCCCTCATCGTCGCTCCGCCTTCGGCCCTCGGCTCCTCATGGTCGCACCGCTTCAGCGGCGCGTCCTCCGCCTTTGCCTCAGGCTGGATGGCGCTCAGGGGCGTGCGCCGGCGCCGCGCCGCGGACCGCGGATTTGTGATGTCCGATCACGCGGACTGGGCCGGGCTCAACGAGGCCATCGGAGAGACGGGCGCGGAGCGGATCTTCGTGACCCATGGATACACCTCCGTCTTCCGCCAATGGCTCGAGGCCCAAGGCTATGACGCCGCCATCGTTGAGACCGATTACGAGGGCGACAGTCTCGACGCCTCGGACGACACCGCCAACGAGGCCGCATGACCGCAACATTTCCCTGGGACGGCCAGCCCCGCCACTGGCGCGACCGCGTCATCGCCTGGGGCGCGCAGCGCATCGTGCAGCCCAGCTTGCGCCGGGAGGCGAGCTGGGAGAGCCATCGCCGGGGCTTTCGCCTCGCCGCCCGCCTCCGCCGATCCGCCCGCGCCAAGGGCATCTCCTGGCGGTCGGTGGCGCTCGGGCCGCTCGGCGCGCTGGAGATCCTGCCCAAGGCCCCGACGCGGCGTCTCCTCTACATCCACGGGGGTGGGTTCGTGCTCGGCGCGCCAGAGACGCATCTCGTGCTTATGACGCATCTCGCCAAGGCCGCCAATGCCGCCATCCTCGCGCCCGCCTATCGCCTCGCCCCCGAGAACCCCTTCCCCGCTGCCGCCGATGACGTGGAGGCTGCCGCGGACGCGGCCGGGGGCTGGCGGCGTGATCTCGGGCCGATCTTTCTCGGGGGAGACAGTGCCGGCGGATGCCTGGCGCTCGTGGCGCTCCAGCATGCGCTCCGGACCGGTACAGAGATCGGCGGCACCGTTCTTTTCAGCCCGGCCACGATCGTCGACCCGGAGCGCCCGGTGCCCGAGGCGAACGACCTGCTTTTCCCCGAGGTCCTGCTGCACCGCATCGGCGCGGCCTATGCCCGCGACGCGGACGCGCGCGACCCGCGCCTCGCGCCCGTCCACGGCGACTACACCGGCGCGCCGCCCACGCTCATCCATTGCGTGAAAGAAGAGTTCCTCGAGGAAGACAGCGATGCGATCGCCGCGCGGCTGGCTGGATGCGGCGCGCAAGTGACCCTCGAGAAAGTCCGGTCCATGCCCCATGCCTGGCACTTCATGGCGGGCTCCTCTCCGCTCGCGGATGACGCCGTGGCCCGAGCCGCCGCCTTCATCGAGGCGCAGGCATGAAAGACTTCGCCGCGCTTTTCACGAAGATCGATCAGACGACGAAGACCTTGCCCAAGGTCGCCGCCCTCAAATCCTATTTCGAGACCGCGCCGGAGGACGACAGGCTCTGGTGCATCGGGCTCTTCTCGGGGCGGCGCCCGAAGCGCACGCTCACGACGCCCTTCCTGCGGGGCTGGGCCGCCGAGCGGGCCGGTATCCCGCTCTGGCTTTTCGAGGAGGCCTATCCGGTCGTGGGTGATCTGGCAGAAACCATTGCCCTCGTCCTCCCACCACCGCAGCGCGAGAGCGACCATTCGCTCACCCACTGGATCGGTGTCATCAAGTCATTGCCGGCGCTCGAGGAGGAAGAGAGAAAGGCCATCGTCCTCGCCGCCTGGGACGAGCTCGACACCACCGAACGCTTCCTCTTCAACAAGCTCCTCACCGGAGGCTTCCGCGTGGGTGTCAGCCAGAAGCTCATGACCCGCGCACTGGCCCAGGCCACCGGTAAGGACGAGCCGGTGATCACGCACAAGCTCATGGGCGCGTGGACGCCCGAAACGACGAGCTGGACCCGCCTCATCGAAGAAGACGATCCGGCCGCCGACCTGTCGCGCCCCTACCCCTTCTACCTCGCCTACCAGCTCGACGACCCGCCCGAGGAGCTGGGCCAGCCGGACGAGTGGCAAGCGGAGTGGAAGTGGGACGGGATACGGGGTCAGCTCATCGTGCGGGGCGGTGAGCATCACCTCTGGTCGCGCGGCGAGGAGCTCATGACCGACCACTTCCCGGAGCTCGCGCAGGCGCGGGATTTCCTGCCCGACGGCACCGTGATCGATGGCGAGGTGCTCGCCTGGTCGGGTGGTGCGCCCCTGCCCTTCGCGCAGCTCCAGAAGCGGATCGGGAGGAAGACCGTGCCGAAGAAGCTGCTGGCCGAGGCGCCGGTGGTGCTCCATTCCTACGACCTCCTCGAGCATGGCGGCGAAGACCTGCGCGCGCGGCCCATGGCCGAACGCCGCGCGCAGCTCGAGGCCCTCGTGCGCGCGCTGCCTGAGGGCTGCCCCGTGCAGCTCTCCCCGACCGTCCCGTTCGAGAGTTGGGCGGGCCTTGCCGCGACCCGCGAGGGCAGCCGGGAGGCCAATGCCGAAGGCCTCATGCTCAAGCGGAAGGCCTCGCCCTATCTCAGCGGCAGAAAGAAAGGCGACTGGTGGAAATGGAAAGTCGATCCGCTCGTGATCGATGCGGTCATGATCTACGCTCAGGCGGGCCACGGGAGGCGGGCGAACCTCTTCACCGATTTCACCTTCGCGGTGTGGAAGGGCAATGATCTCGTGCCGTTCACCAAGGCCTATAGCGGCCTCACCGACAAGGAATTCCGCGAGATCACCGCCTGGGTGAAGAAGAACACGCTCCAGCGCTTCGGCCCCGTGCGGCAGGTGACGCCGCACCACGTCTTCGAGATCGCCTTCGAGGGGATCCAGGCCTCCACGCGGCACAAATCCGGCGTGGCGCTGCGCTTCCCGCGCATGAGCCGGTGGCGCAAGGACAAGCCGCTCCACGAGGCCAACACGTTTGACGATCTCACCGCGATGCTCGAGACCTACGGATGACCGTGCGCCGCGCGCACGCCACGGAGTGAGCCCATGCCGCGCGCCCTGATGCCCCCTGCCCCTGAGCGCCCCACGCGGCGCGCGCCACCGGGCGCGGTGGACAGCCACCTTCACCTCGTGGGGAGCGACTTCCCGCTCTGGGAAGGCCGCGTAGAAGACCCCGCCGATGAGGCCGCGCTCGAGACATGGCTCGCGCGCTACACGAGTGTCATGGAGACGCTGGGCTTCGAACGGGCCGTCCTCGTGCATTCGATCCTCTACGGCACGGACAACAGCCTCACGATGGAGGCCGTGCGCAGGCTCGGTCACAAGGCCAAGGGCGTGGGCCTCCTCGCAGACGGCGCGCGCAGCGAGGACATCGCAGCCTTCGCCGAGGCGCGGATGGTGGCGGTGCGGCTCAACTACGTGCATGGCGGCGTGCTGACATGGGACGGCGCAAAAGCGATGGCCCCCGCCCTCGCCGATCACGGTCTGCACATCCAGATGCTGCTCCACAGCCATCTCCACGTGCGCGAGATCGCGGGCGACATCCGCGCCCTGCCCACGCCACTGGTCATCGACCACCTGGGTTGGCCCGACCTCACGCTCGGTGTGGACGATCCGGGCTTCCAGACGCTCCTCGCCCTCGTGGGCGAGGACCATGTGCACCTGAAGCTCTCCGCGCTCTACCGCCTGTGTCCCGCGCCATACGACGCGGCCGCGCCTTTCTTGCAGGCCGCCATCGCAGCCAACCCCGACGCGCTCCTCTGGGGTACGGACTGGCCCTTCCTGATGCTGGCCGATGCCGCCCAGCCCAGCGCCAACACCCTGCTGGAGGCGTTCGACGCGACCTGCCCCTCGAGCGAGATCCGCGAGAAGATCCTCGTGACGAACCCCGCGCGCCTCTTTGACTTTTGATCCTGCCGGCCAGCCCGCCGCCCCTATTGCTCGAACCAAGGACGCAAAGGAAGGCGCCCCCCAGCGCAGTCTTCGCCAGTGAAAGATGAGGTCCCTCCTTCCATTGGCCCTAAAAACTCCCGCCGGAGGCATTCCGCCCCCTCCACGCTTGCCCCCGCCCGCGGCAGGCCACACATAGTCCCCCAAGCAATCCGAAAGGCCCTCCATGTATCATGACGCGAATCCGAGCCACGGCACCAAGGACCTGGGCGACCTCCCCGAATGGGACCTGAGCGATCTCTACGCGGGCGAAGATGACCCGGCATTCGCGTCGGACATGGCCTGGATCGAGGAGGAGTGCAGCGCCTTTGCCACGGAGTACGAAGGCAAGCTCGCCACGCTCGACGCGTCCGGCCTCTTGCGGGCGGTTCAGCGCTACGAGGAGATCGACGTCATCGGTGGCAAGCTCATGTCCTTTGCCGGACTACGCTACTACCAGGTCACGACCGATGCCGGGCGGGCAAAGTTCATGGCCGATGCGCAGGACCGGATGACCGTGGCCACGACGCCGCTCGTCTTCTGGTCGCTCGAATTCAACCGCCTGCCCGACGACCACCTCGCGGGGCTCGTGGCCGAAAACGCCGAACTCTCGCGCTACAAGCCCGTCTTCGACCGCATGCGCGCGATGAAGCCGCACCAGCTCTCCGACGAGCTCGAGAAGTTCCTGCACGATCAATCCACCGTGGGTGCGGCGGCGTGGAACCGGCTCTTTGACGAGACGATCGCGGGGCTCGAATTCGACGTCGACGGCGAGGTTCTGGGCATCGAGGGCACCCTGAACCTCCTCTCCGAGCAGGACCGCGCCAAGCGCGAGTCCGGCGCACGGGCGCTCGCCGCCACCTTCCAGGAAAACGTGAAGATCTTCGCCCGCGTGCACAACACGCTCGCCAAGGAAAAAGAGATCGAGGACCGCTGGCGCAAGATGCCGACGCCGCAGACGGGCCGCCACCTCGCCAACCATGTAGAGGCCGAGGTGGTGGAGGCGCTCCGCAACGCCGTCGTCGCCGCCTATCCGCGCCTGTCGCATCGCTACTACAAGCTCAAGGCCAAGTGGCTCGGTCTCGACACGCTGGAGGTCTGGGACCGCAACGCGCCGCTGCCCATGGAGGACGAAAAGGTCGTGGGCTGGGACACCGCCGAGCAGATGGTGATGGAGGCCTATTCGGCCTTCGATCCGCGCATGGCCGACCTCGCCGAACCGTTCTTCAAGAAAGGCTGGATCGACGCCCCGGTGAAGCCGGGCAAGGCGCCCGGTGCCTTCGCCCATCCGACGGTGACGACGGCGCACCCCTACGTGATGCTCAACTATCTCGGCAAACAGCGGGACGTGATGACGCTGGCCCATGAGCTGGGGCACGGCGTGCATCAAGTGCTGGCCGCGGGTCAGGGCGAACTCCTCAGCTCCACGCCGCTCACGCTGGCGGAGACCGCGAGCGTCTTTGGCGAGATGCTCACCTTCCGCAAGCTCCTCGCCGCGGCCGAGACGCAGGAGCAGAAGAAAGTGCTGCTGGCCGGCAAGGTCGAGGACATGATCAACACCGTCGTGCGCCAGATCGCGTTCTACGATTTCGAGTGCAAACTCCACGCAGCGCGTGCGGAGGGCGAGCTCACGCCCGACGACATCAACGCGCTCTGGATGTCGGTGCAGGCCGAATCCCTCGGCCCGGTCTTCAATTTCATGGAAGGCTACGAGACGTTCTGGGCCTACATTCCCCACTTCGTGCACTCGCCCTTCTACGTCTACGCCTATGCCTTCGGCGACGGGCTCGTGAACGCGCTCTATGCCGTCTACGAAGAGGGCGGCGACGACTTCCAAGAGAAGTATTTCGACATGCTCAAGGCCGGTGGCTCGAAGCACCACAAGGAGCTCCTCGCCCCCTTCGGCCTCGACGCCTCCGACCCCGCCTTCTGGGACAAGGGACTGAGCATGATCGAGGGCTTCATCGACGAGCTGGAGGCCATGGAGGGCTAAGATGGATCTCGAGGCGGGCGCCTATCCTATCTTGAGCGAAAGGCCACCCGCCCGCGGGACTACGCGAAAGATCTTCGCACGACACGCCTGTTCCTTGCGCTCGATGCTCCGCATGGCCCCATCGTGCCCTTTGGCTGGGTCATGCGCGCATTGGAGCCTGATTGGACCAAGGACCGGGGAGGAAATCGACAGGTAAGGGCTACGGCGCAGCGGCTCGACCTGGCTGAAATTACCCATGGACAGGAAATCCACGAGCGACTTTGGGCCAAGGCGCTGGCGGAGTGCGTTGAGTATACCTCTCGCTATCTGGGCGAGGCGCAAGTTGGGTTTAGCGGCGCGCAGGGAACGGAAGCCCGCAAGGCGCGGACCTTCTTCTTTCTGCTCTCTGGCGCCGACCGCCCGGCTCTCGCTCCCGGTGACGTTTCGAGCATGTCGAGGGTCGACGGTGCCGAACGCCAGATCACCACGAACAGGTATCAGCGCGACCCTGAGCTGAGGCGCTTGGCGGTTCTTGCAAACAAACGACAGAATGGCGGGCGGCTCCGATGTGTCTGCTGCGACTTGGATTTCGAAGAACGATACGGGCCTGTCGGCACGGGGTTCATCCATATCCACCATCTCGATCCGCTCGGTGACCGCCAAGAGGCGCACCTCGTCGACCCGGAGAAAGACCTCGTGGCCGTTTGCCCGAATTGCCACGCGATGATCCACCGCGACGGGCTCAAATCACCCCAAGAGATCAGGGAGCTTTTGGCCAGCTCAGGCTACTTTATCAGGTCGAGAAGCTAGACCTTCCGCGCGACGATGTAATGGCGCGGGAGTGCCGCGCCGCTGCTGGTTTCTTCCAGAATGTCGAAGCCCGCTGCACGGATCATCTCGAGGAGGGCAGGACCGCGCAGGAAATGGACCGGCCTCGGTGCCTTCCCCAGCACCTGCATGATCGGGATCATCGCCCCGATGAGAGACCTGCGCGCGAGGGCTGCATCTCCCAGGCAAGCGGTCTTTGAAATGAAGACGCCACCCGGGCCCAACATCTTTCGCACATGGGCAAGCGTACGTGCCGGGTCGGGCACGAGGTGTAGGAGGTTGAAGGCGAGGACGGCGTCGTAATCACCCGTGTGAAGCTCGGGCGCATCCGCGTCGGCGACAGTGATCTCGATCGATGTACCCTCGGCCTTCTGACGACCGATGCGCACCATCTCGGAGGAGACATCCGTGGCATGGTACCGCGCCACGCGGGACGCGAGCTCGAGCGCGGTGGAGCTTGTGCCTGCACCCAGCTCCAAGACATGCGCCGTGGGCGTGAGATAGTGTTTGGTACGCTCGAGCGTCGCCTGGTAGCCGGCCATATCGGAGATCGGGTCGCGCGCATAGCGGGCGGCGATCCTGTTCCAGAAATCCGCAGACATGGACAGGCTCCTTTCCATTGAAGCCTATCCGAGACACCGCCCGCCGCTAGGCCACACGGGCGAGCCTCGGCGGCGCTGTGCTGTCTAGTCGAGCTCGGTCCAGGGCCACGGCTTCACCTCGCTCGCCCCGGCTTGGTAGCGCGTGGCCTTCGCCACCCAGATCCCCACATCCTCGCCGAAACCCGCAAGGCGCGGGTTGGGCTTCTTCTGGTCGATGAGAAGGAAGATGAACTGCACCACCGTGATGAACGCGATGAGCGTCTGCGCCAGCTGGATCATGAGCCAGATGATGATCGAGGACACGAAGCGCGGCCCCAGCCCCTCCTCGATCACCTTGTCCCCGCGCTTGCTCGGCGCTTCGGGCATCACGTCGTCGAATTCACCCTTGTCGGCCATCACAGCACCTCCCCGATCTCGAGCACGCGGTCGATCATGACCTGCGTGCCGCGCGAAAATTCCAACGGGCAAGGATAGGCGCCCTTGCCCGCTACGGCCGCGCCGAAGGCCTCGACCTGGTAGACGTAGTGATTGTCGCCCGGGAAGCGCTCCACGCGCAGGCCCAGATCGGGCTGGTGGAGCTCGATCCGTGCGCCATCGAACACATTGGGATTGAACGGCGTGGTCACGCGGATGAGCCCCTCTGTCCCGTGAAACTCCATCACCTGCCGCGGATGCAAGCGCGTGGAGACATAGGCCGAGTAGGTGACCCCGGACGGCGTGATCGCCTGCACATCGGCGAAGGTGTCGAAGTCCTGCTCCATGCGGAGCCGCGCGGACCTGACCTCGGGCTCTTCGCCGGAGACGTAGCGCGCCGATCCGAAGATATAGACCCCGATGTCGCGCAGCGCGCCGCCGCCCATGCCGGCGGTGTTGCGGATATTGGAGGTGTCCGATGAATTGTCGAAGGAGAAGGCGCCTGCGATGTGCCGGAGCGCGCCGATGGCGCCGTCCGCCACCATGGCTTTCACCCGGTGCCACTGCGGATGATGCACGATCATGTAGGCCTCGGCGCAGAGCTTGCCGGAGGCCTCCCGCGCGGCAATGAGATCGTCGAACTCGGGCGCGCGGAGGGTGGCTGGTTTTTCCACGAGGACATGCTTGCCTGCGTCCAGCGCCTTCAGCGCCCATTCCACATGCAGGTGGTTGGGCAGCGGGATGTAGACGGCGTCGATACCCGCGTCATTGATAAGCGCCTCGTAGCCGCCGACGGCCCGGCATCCCGGAGCCATCTCCTGAAAGGGCGCCACCTTTGCGGCATCCCGAGAGGACACGGCCGCAAGCTCAGCCCCCCGCGCGGCGTGGATTGCCGGGCCCATATGCTCCCGTGCGAATTTCGCCGCGCCGAGTATGCCCCACCTGAGATGCGCCATGTGCCCTCCCTTGCTCACGCTAGGATGCACAAAGAAAAAGGGGGCCGCCAAGCCCCCTTCTTCGATCTTCGGATTTGAGCAAGGACGCGACGCGCGCCCGTGGCAAGGATCAGGCGCTCAGCATGCCCTTCGAGCGCGCCAGTTCACGCATCCGCTTCTGCAGCTTCTCGAACGCCCGCACCTCGATCTGCCGGATCCGCTCACGGGACACGTCATACTGCCCGCTCAGGTCCTCGAGGGTCACCGTGTCGTCGGAAAGCCGGCGCTGCTGGAGGATGTCTTTCTCGCGATCGTTGAGCACGTCCATCGCCTCGGCCAAGAGCTCCCGGCGGGCGGTCATCTCGTCGCGCTCCTCGTAGTCGGTCGCCTGATCGGCGTCCTCGTCCTCGAGCCAATCCTGCCACTGCGTGGCGCTGTCATCCTCGGACCCCACCATGGCGTTGAGCGACGCATCCCCGCCGGACAGGCGGCGGTTCATTGAGATCACCTCGTCTTCGGTCACGCCGAGATCGTTGGCGATGCGCTTCACGTTTTCCGGGCGGAGGTCACCATCCTCCAATGCGCCGATGCGGTTCTTGGCCTTGCGGAGGTTGAAGAAGAGCTTCTTCTGCGCCGACGTCGTCCCGAGCTTCACAAGCGACCACGAGCGCAGGATGTACTCCTGGATGGACGCCCGGATCCACCACATGGCGTAGGTGGCCAGCCGGAAGCCTTTTTCCGGGTCAAAGCGCTTCACCGCCTGCATCAGGCCGACATTGGCCTCGGAGATGACCTCGGCCTGCGGCAGCCCGTAGCCGCGGTAGCCCATGGCGATCTTGGCCGCGAGGCGCAGGTGGGAGGTCACCATCTTGTGCGCCGCGCCCGTGTCTTCCTCTTCGACCCACCGCTTGGCGAGCATGTACTCCTCTTCCGGCTCCAGCATGGGGAACTGGCGAATTTCCTGAAGGTAGCGGTTCAGCCCGCCTTCGGGTGTCGGCGCGGGGAGGTTTGCGTAATTGGCCATGGTCGGTCCTCCGTGTGTTGTGTCCGCCGAAATGTGACGGCTTTTAACATAGATGTTGCGTGTCCATTCAGTGTTCAAGACCACGCGCGTGCTGTTATTCCATTAACGCAAAGTTAGACTGTGCGTTTCTGCGAGAAAACGTCCCTCACGCACCCGTGCTGTGCGTTACAGCCGCAATCAGCGCGGCCATGTCGGCGGGAAGCTCGGCCTCGAAGGCTAGCCGGTCCGCCGTAACGGGATGGACGAAGCCGAGCGAAGCCGCATGGAGGGCCTGCCGGCTGAAATTCTTCACGGCTTCAAGGCCTTGCGCGCTCAACGCCCCCGATTTCATCTTGCGCTGCCCCCCATAGACGGGATCGCCCACCAGCCCGTGGCCGACATGGGCGAGGTGGACGCGGATCTGATGCGTCCGCCCGGTTTCCAGCTGGCACTGTAACAATGACAGAACCGGCGGCTGACCGTATGCCTCGAGCACCCGCGCGCGTGTCA from Pseudomonadota bacterium includes:
- a CDS encoding ATP-dependent DNA ligase produces the protein MKDFAALFTKIDQTTKTLPKVAALKSYFETAPEDDRLWCIGLFSGRRPKRTLTTPFLRGWAAERAGIPLWLFEEAYPVVGDLAETIALVLPPPQRESDHSLTHWIGVIKSLPALEEEERKAIVLAAWDELDTTERFLFNKLLTGGFRVGVSQKLMTRALAQATGKDEPVITHKLMGAWTPETTSWTRLIEEDDPAADLSRPYPFYLAYQLDDPPEELGQPDEWQAEWKWDGIRGQLIVRGGEHHLWSRGEELMTDHFPELAQARDFLPDGTVIDGEVLAWSGGAPLPFAQLQKRIGRKTVPKKLLAEAPVVLHSYDLLEHGGEDLRARPMAERRAQLEALVRALPEGCPVQLSPTVPFESWAGLAATREGSREANAEGLMLKRKASPYLSGRKKGDWWKWKVDPLVIDAVMIYAQAGHGRRANLFTDFTFAVWKGNDLVPFTKAYSGLTDKEFREITAWVKKNTLQRFGPVRQVTPHHVFEIAFEGIQASTRHKSGVALRFPRMSRWRKDKPLHEANTFDDLTAMLETYG
- a CDS encoding alpha/beta hydrolase yields the protein MEAAPLHTDVAEGPDGGSAHWLLASDGLRIRIGVWPEGGTHGTVFIFPGRTEYVEKYGRSATELKTRGFATVAVDWRGQGIADRMLEDGRIGHVMRFGDYQHDVAAVMDAARQLDLPRPWFLLGHSMGGCIGLRAVLDGLDVAACAFSAPMWGVQISAGLRPVAWTLSSVLPPIGLGNMKSPGTNDIVYVLDGEFEDNTLTNDRETWEYMARQARAHPEIALGSPSIIWLREALREMRTLSTRPSPEMPGLCFLGTNERIVDPARIKRRMEEWPGGRLIEFKDAEHEVMMEEPDVRQAVFDACAEHFKAATLAKASWT
- a CDS encoding class I SAM-dependent methyltransferase, which translates into the protein MSADFWNRIAARYARDPISDMAGYQATLERTKHYLTPTAHVLELGAGTSSTALELASRVARYHATDVSSEMVRIGRQKAEGTSIEITVADADAPELHTGDYDAVLAFNLLHLVPDPARTLAHVRKMLGPGGVFISKTACLGDAALARRSLIGAMIPIMQVLGKAPRPVHFLRGPALLEMIRAAGFDILEETSSGAALPRHYIVARKV
- a CDS encoding amidohydrolase family protein → MPRALMPPAPERPTRRAPPGAVDSHLHLVGSDFPLWEGRVEDPADEAALETWLARYTSVMETLGFERAVLVHSILYGTDNSLTMEAVRRLGHKAKGVGLLADGARSEDIAAFAEARMVAVRLNYVHGGVLTWDGAKAMAPALADHGLHIQMLLHSHLHVREIAGDIRALPTPLVIDHLGWPDLTLGVDDPGFQTLLALVGEDHVHLKLSALYRLCPAPYDAAAPFLQAAIAANPDALLWGTDWPFLMLADAAQPSANTLLEAFDATCPSSEIREKILVTNPARLFDF
- a CDS encoding alpha/beta hydrolase fold domain-containing protein, with protein sequence MTATFPWDGQPRHWRDRVIAWGAQRIVQPSLRREASWESHRRGFRLAARLRRSARAKGISWRSVALGPLGALEILPKAPTRRLLYIHGGGFVLGAPETHLVLMTHLAKAANAAILAPAYRLAPENPFPAAADDVEAAADAAGGWRRDLGPIFLGGDSAGGCLALVALQHALRTGTEIGGTVLFSPATIVDPERPVPEANDLLFPEVLLHRIGAAYARDADARDPRLAPVHGDYTGAPPTLIHCVKEEFLEEDSDAIAARLAGCGAQVTLEKVRSMPHAWHFMAGSSPLADDAVARAAAFIEAQA
- a CDS encoding aldolase/citrate lyase family protein, whose protein sequence is MGISDFKSRMMAGEMLAGTFLKTPAYELVEVLAGSGLDFLCLDAEHAPFDRARMDMCLAIGRALDFPILVRPGANAAPDILQALDAGAVGIVAPHVDSAEKAAALAKAGHFGLGGRGYAGSTRWAGFATRKMPEILDQTSETILIAQIEEPAGVEAADAIAATPGVDGLFLGPADLSVGYGKRDQSSDELAAAYATCGAAAKAHGKAYMTFVGNAVQAESLVHHGLTVFFIASEHNWLRAGAAAEAMGVHKIKG
- a CDS encoding ligase-associated DNA damage response exonuclease, with the translated sequence MVLSFTDRGIYCAAGDFYIDPWRPVDRALITHGHADHARPGMGRYLSTDGAAPVIRYRLGDIALDTVSYGEVRRIGDAEVSFFPAGHVPGSAQIRVEVAGEVWVASGDYKVVDDGLSEPFEPVPCHAFITECTFGLPVFNWTPEPQVRASLNAWWRKNAAEGRPSIIGAYSLGKAQRILAAVEPDIGPILTHGAVENTNEVLRKQGYRLPDTLRVTPDLKARDHPGALIVAPPSALGSSWSHRFSGASSAFASGWMALRGVRRRRAADRGFVMSDHADWAGLNEAIGETGAERIFVTHGYTSVFRQWLEAQGYDAAIVETDYEGDSLDASDDTANEAA
- a CDS encoding DUF4389 domain-containing protein — protein: MADKGEFDDVMPEAPSKRGDKVIEEGLGPRFVSSIIIWLMIQLAQTLIAFITVVQFIFLLIDQKKPNPRLAGFGEDVGIWVAKATRYQAGASEVKPWPWTELD
- a CDS encoding M3 family oligoendopeptidase — its product is MYHDANPSHGTKDLGDLPEWDLSDLYAGEDDPAFASDMAWIEEECSAFATEYEGKLATLDASGLLRAVQRYEEIDVIGGKLMSFAGLRYYQVTTDAGRAKFMADAQDRMTVATTPLVFWSLEFNRLPDDHLAGLVAENAELSRYKPVFDRMRAMKPHQLSDELEKFLHDQSTVGAAAWNRLFDETIAGLEFDVDGEVLGIEGTLNLLSEQDRAKRESGARALAATFQENVKIFARVHNTLAKEKEIEDRWRKMPTPQTGRHLANHVEAEVVEALRNAVVAAYPRLSHRYYKLKAKWLGLDTLEVWDRNAPLPMEDEKVVGWDTAEQMVMEAYSAFDPRMADLAEPFFKKGWIDAPVKPGKAPGAFAHPTVTTAHPYVMLNYLGKQRDVMTLAHELGHGVHQVLAAGQGELLSSTPLTLAETASVFGEMLTFRKLLAAAETQEQKKVLLAGKVEDMINTVVRQIAFYDFECKLHAARAEGELTPDDINALWMSVQAESLGPVFNFMEGYETFWAYIPHFVHSPFYVYAYAFGDGLVNALYAVYEEGGDDFQEKYFDMLKAGGSKHHKELLAPFGLDASDPAFWDKGLSMIEGFIDELEAMEG